The Salvia miltiorrhiza cultivar Shanhuang (shh) chromosome 1, IMPLAD_Smil_shh, whole genome shotgun sequence genome has a window encoding:
- the LOC131006061 gene encoding uncharacterized protein LOC131006061, translated as MRMVREEQEAMSVAERRESKVEKEGQEERRRVIKNISGGVKRVKDHLACNHKEVAICRKVPDDVKNEIQVYLSAFTDNKHKKQRNYKEMVDSGSYSKVAMLLLGVRGPMDRYMVSDKDGQIPPPKPKKHRNQVCLDIGRFFYENAIPFHAATSASFVSMVQSIGNYGRGLKPPSMHELRNWKLDEEKKTTEKIVDEIKETWKKTGVSILSDGWSDMRNRSLINFLVNNQYGTIFLRTVDASDCVKDAQKLFELLDDVVRDGNQIIDGLPSLAVVEEVGEEHVIQLVIDNAANYKAAGKKLMEKQTQLYWTPCAVHYIDLMLEKIGELPQHKNALLKAKKVSNFIYNHQWVLALFRKMAGKDLLRPAATRFATAYLTLESMLELKQPLQTMFVSREWQGCAWAKKADGKELKKIVMNDNTFWPSVVYSIKTTKPLVEVLRIVYGAMDEAKEKIAMNFEGKASSYKEIWARYRWSPNVSTHSEIKSGLYKCLDRLVPNQNTYSKIDMQLDEYNHKKGLFGIRASLASYMTRPPVAWWDNFGDDVPELKAFAIRILGLTCSASACECNWSMFNHVHTKKRNRLTTTRLNNLVYIMYNRKLKYKYMMIQQRKDDVDPLVVEEPASDDEWVANPSQLEEDESPLTIQAVESSSRQRKRKQRGGNLGLIDEDEEDEYDGDGDEDKDVSHFLDI; from the exons CAAGAACATTTCTGGAGGTGTAAAAAGAGTGAAGGATCACCTTGCATGCAATCATAAAGAAGTGGCGATATGTCGGAAGGTACCTGATGATGTGAAGAACGAGATACAGGTGTACTTGAGTGCCTTCACCGACAACAAGCACAAAAAGCAAAGAAATTATAAAGAGATGGTCGATAGTGGGTCATATTCCAAGGTGGCGATGCTCCTATT AGGAGTAAGAGGTCCCATGGATAGGTATATGGTGAGCGACAAAGATGGACAAATACCTCCACCGAAGCCCAAAAAGCACAGAAATCAAGTTTGCTTAGACATTGGAAGATTCTTTTATGAGAATGCTATCCCGTTTCATGCTGCAACAAGTGCATCATTCGTGAGTATGGTACAATCGATTGGAAATTATGGTCGAGGACTAAAGCCTCCATCTATGCATGAGCTACGGAATTGGAAACTCGATGAAGAGAAGAAGACGACCGAGAAGATAGTGGATGAGATCAAAGAAACCTGGAAGAAGACTGGCGTTTCCATATTATCCGATGGTTGGTCGGATATGAGAAATAGAAGTCTAATCAACTTCTTGGTGAACAATCAGTATGGCACTATTTTTTTGAGAACAGTTGACGCATCAGACTGTGTGAAGGATGCTCAAAAACTTTTTGAGTTGCTTGATGATGTTGTTAGGGATGGCAATcag ataattgacgg attgccatccctagctgTTGTAGAGGAAGTTGGTGAAGAGCATGTCATCCAGCTTGTGATCGACAATGCAGCCAATTACAAAGCAGCTGGAAAGAAGTTGATGGAGAAGCAGACACAATTGTATTGGACTCCATGCGCAGTGCATTACATCGACTTGATGCTTGAGAAGATTGGTGAGTTACCGcaacataaaaatgcattactCAAGGCGAAGAAGGTGAGCAACTTCATATACAACCATCAATGGGTGCTAGCTCTTTTCAGAAAGATGGCAGGAAAAGATTTGCTTCGACCCGCTGCGACACGATTCGCCACTGCCTACTTGACATTAGAGAGCATGCTTGAATTGAAGCAACCATTGCAAACAATGTTTGTATCAAGAGAATGGCAAGGATGTGCTTGGGCAAAGAAAGCTGATGGTaaggaattgaagaaaattgtgatgAACGACAACACATTTTGGCCTAGTGTGGTTTACTCCATTAAAACCACTAAGCCACTTGTTGAAGTTTTGAGGATAGTTTATGGGGCTATGGATGAGGCAAAGGAGAAGATAGCCATGAACTTCGAGGGAAAAGCATCTTCGTACAAAGAAATTTGGGCTCGATATAGGTGGAGTCCAAATGTTTCCACACATTCCGAGATCAAGAGTGGTTTGTACAAGTGTTTAGATCGGCTCGTTCCGAATCAAAATACTTACTCTAAGATCGATATGCAACTCGATGAGTACAACCACAAGAAAGGATTATTTGGCATTCGAGCATCTTTGGCATCGTACATGACACGTCCACCAG TTGCATGGTGGGACAATTTTGGTGATGATGTTCCGGAGCTTAAAGCATTTGCCATTAGGATCCTTGGACTTACTTGTTCAGCCTCCGCATGTGAATGCAATTGGAGTATGTTCAATCATGTGCACACAAAGAAAAGAAATCGTTTAACCACGACGAGGTTGAACAATTTAGTGTACATCATGTACAATAGGAAATTGAAGTACAAGTACATGATGATACAACAACGAAAGGATGATGTGGATCCATTGGTGGTTGAAGAACCTGCTTCGGATGATGAGTGGGTAGCCAACCCAAGCCAACTTGAGGAAGATGAATCGCCGCTAACAATTCAAGCGGTGGAAAGCTCAAGTAGACAAAGGAAGAGGAAACAAAGAG GTGGGAACCTTGGATTGATtgatgaggatgaagaagatgaatatgatggagatggagatgagGATAAGGATGTTTCACACTTCTTGGACATTTGA
- the LOC131019426 gene encoding ferredoxin-like isoform X2: MSTITIPSPSLLIKSPSPKRQNSASLGSVKGVSSAFGLKPRPSFRARAMAVYKVKLITPEGEQEIEAPDDQYLLDAAEGAGIELPYSCRAGSCSTCAGKLASGSVDQSEGSFLSDEQMEEGYVLTCVSYPKSDCVVYTHKEEDVH; encoded by the coding sequence ATGTCGACCATCACCATTCCTTCACCTTCCCTACTCATCAAATCACCATCGCCAAAACGCCAAAACTCTGCCTCATTAGGCTCCGTGAAGGGCGTTTCAAGCGCCTTTGGCCTGAAGCCGCGGCCTTCTTTCAGAGCCCGTGCAATGGCCGTGTACAAAGTGAAGCTAATAACGCCCGAAGGCGAGCAGGAAATCGAGGCCCCCGATGACCAATACCTTCTCGATGCTGCAGAGGGAGCAGGCATTGAGTTGCCTTACTCCTGCAGGGCTGGCTCCTGCTCCACCTGCGCTGGCAAGCTCGCCTCTGGCTCAGTCGACCAGTCGGAGGGCTCGTTCCTCAGCGACGAGCAGATGGAGGAGGGCTATGTCCTCACCTGCGTTTCCTATCCCAAATCGGATTGTGTCGTTTATACTCACAAGGAAGAGGATGTCCATTGA
- the LOC131019426 gene encoding ferredoxin-like isoform X1 has protein sequence MHHTLCLHLISSLSTFYFKLRFFSSLGAASSLLLSRGAKMSTITIPSPSLLIKSPSPKRQNSASLGSVKGVSSAFGLKPRPSFRARAMAVYKVKLITPEGEQEIEAPDDQYLLDAAEGAGIELPYSCRAGSCSTCAGKLASGSVDQSEGSFLSDEQMEEGYVLTCVSYPKSDCVVYTHKEEDVH, from the exons ATGCATCACACCTTATGCTTACATTTAATCTCTTCACTTTCTACATTCTATTTTAAATTACGCTTCTTTTCCTCTCTAGGAGCTGCTTCATCCCTCTTGCTGTCTagag GTGCTAAAATGTCGACCATCACCATTCCTTCACCTTCCCTACTCATCAAATCACCATCGCCAAAACGCCAAAACTCTGCCTCATTAGGCTCCGTGAAGGGCGTTTCAAGCGCCTTTGGCCTGAAGCCGCGGCCTTCTTTCAGAGCCCGTGCAATGGCCGTGTACAAAGTGAAGCTAATAACGCCCGAAGGCGAGCAGGAAATCGAGGCCCCCGATGACCAATACCTTCTCGATGCTGCAGAGGGAGCAGGCATTGAGTTGCCTTACTCCTGCAGGGCTGGCTCCTGCTCCACCTGCGCTGGCAAGCTCGCCTCTGGCTCAGTCGACCAGTCGGAGGGCTCGTTCCTCAGCGACGAGCAGATGGAGGAGGGCTATGTCCTCACCTGCGTTTCCTATCCCAAATCGGATTGTGTCGTTTATACTCACAAGGAAGAGGATGTCCATTGA